The following proteins come from a genomic window of Streptomyces sp. GS7:
- a CDS encoding MarR family winged helix-turn-helix transcriptional regulator: MEDEVDRLVAAWRRERPDLDVEPLEVLSRVSRLARHLDRARRLAFSEVGLEPWEFDVLTALRRAGAPYQLSPGALLTQTLVTSGTMTNRIDRLAKKELVERLPDPSDRRGVLVRLTAQGRDKADQSLAGLLAQERAILAELSRQQRQELAGLLRRLTGPFDNIPG; encoded by the coding sequence ATGGAGGACGAGGTCGACCGACTGGTGGCAGCATGGCGCCGCGAGCGCCCGGACCTCGACGTGGAACCGCTTGAGGTCCTCAGCCGCGTCTCCCGGCTGGCCAGACATCTGGACCGGGCCCGCCGCCTCGCGTTCTCCGAGGTGGGACTGGAGCCCTGGGAGTTCGACGTGCTCACCGCGCTGCGGCGGGCCGGCGCCCCCTACCAGCTCTCCCCCGGCGCCCTGCTGACGCAGACGCTGGTCACCTCCGGCACGATGACCAACCGCATCGACCGGCTGGCCAAGAAGGAGCTTGTCGAGCGGCTGCCCGACCCCAGCGACCGGCGCGGCGTACTGGTCCGGCTGACCGCCCAGGGCCGCGACAAGGCCGACCAGTCCCTGGCCGGACTGCTCGCCCAGGAGCGCGCGATCCTCGCCGAGCTCTCGCGGCAGCAGCGGCAGGAACTGGCCGGTCTGCTGCGGCGGTTGACCGGGCCCTTCGACAACATCCCCGGCTAG